The following are encoded together in the Anabrus simplex isolate iqAnaSimp1 chromosome 5, ASM4041472v1, whole genome shotgun sequence genome:
- the LOC136874791 gene encoding uncharacterized protein: MRLIVSLLALAVAVVPGLADERVKRQAFFHPQQVTRGPPPPPPKGVSFTGAPLTRFPVLSNTSPQAFRSAPVDENEDNINAVTPSVAPLLISRPQPQPTGQPQFRRPVPQDTQIIPVRGGQPPQGRRPGPPQKNQFGQAPQEELEEELEEEKPDRLSLLLPQSKFDCNGKKTGYYADDGLGCEVFHYCQDNAKHSWICPEGFVFHQVHLICMPPSGDNICKQSSQFHFVNDYLYLPINEKEVQNKPNVTLRYSDRYYPDSFYEEGDQRPAVPRQQVVAGAPLQGPPQQQQQRGRPLAPQVFRQPGPNQVFHSPEEVNIPLLQRRPQGGPPQHRGGFPSHDDDDFEYDDGGSFRQG, translated from the exons ATGAGATTGATCGTGTCGCTACTTGCACTTGCTGTGGCGGTGGTTCCCGGCCTTGCCGATGAGCGTGTCAAGAGGCAAGCCTTCTTCCATCCGCAACAAGTGACACGCGGCCCACCTCCTCCACCTCCGAAAGGAGTGAGTTTCACGGGAGCACCCCTCACAAGGTTCCCTGTGCTCAGCAACACTTCTCCTCAGGCGTTCCGATCCGCACCAGTCGACGAGAATGAAGACAACATCAACGCGGTGACTCCTTCAGTGGCACCCCTTCTCATTTCGCGGCCACAACCACAGCCCACCGGCCAACCACAATTCCGTCGGCCAGTGCCCCAGGATACTCAGATCATCCCCGTCCGCGGAGGTCAACCTCCTCAAGGCCGCAGACCGGGACCACCACAGAAAAACCAATTCGGACAGGCCCCACAG GAGGAACTCGAGGAGGAACTGGAGGAAGAGAAGCCCGACCGCCTGAGTCTGTTGCTTCCCCAATCCAAGTTCGATTGTAATGGTAAGAAGACTGGTTACTATGCTGATGATGGACTCGGTTGTGAAGTGTTCCACTATTGCCAGGACAACGCTAAACACTCATGGATCTGCCCTGAAGGATTCGTCTTCCACCAG GTTCACCTTATCTGCATGCCTCCCAGTGGAGACAACATCTGTAAACAGTCATCTCAGTTCCACTTCGTCAACGACTATCTGTACCTGCCAATCAACGAGAAGGAAGTGCAGAACAAGCCCAACGTGACTCTCCGTTACTCAGACCGTTACTACCCTGATAGCTTCTACGAGGAGGGTGACCAGAGGCCAGCAGTTCCCCGCCAGCAG GTTGTAGCTGGAGCACCCCTCCAAGGACCTccccagcagcagcagcagcgcgGTCGGCCTCTGGCACCCCAAGTCTTCAGACAGCCCGGGCCCAACCAGGTGTTCCACTCTCCAGAGGAAGTTAACATCCCCCTGCTCCAGCGGAGGCCACAGGGTGGTCCTCCTCAGCACAGGGGAGGATTTCCGTCGCATGACGACGACGACTTCGAATATGATGATGGAGGCAGCTTCCGGCAGGGTTAG